The Clostridiales bacterium FE2011 sequence TCCTCCACGGAACAGATACCATGGCCTATACGGCTTCGGCCCTCTCTTTTACCCTGCGGAACAACAGCAAACCGGTGATCCTGACCGGATCCCAGATTCCGCTGTGCGAGATCCGGAACGACGCCCGGGACAACCTGATTACCGCCATGCAGGTGGCGGCAGATGACCGGGTGCATGAGGTGTGCCTGTATTTCGGCGGGAAGCTGCTGCGCGGGAACCGGTCCATCAAGTATTCCGCGGATGACCTGATCGCCTTTGAATCCCCAAACTTCCAGCCGCTGGCGGAGGTGGGAATTGAGATCCGGTACAATTTCCCCGCACTGCTTCCGGCCTGCAAAGAGACATTTTCCCTGCAGACCCTGAAGAGCGTTCCCATCGGGGTTATCAAGGTTTTCCCCGGAATTCAGTTTGAACTGTTTGATTCGATTATGACAGAGCGGCTGAAGGGAATCGTAATCGAAACCTTCGGCGCCGGCAACATTCCCGGATCCTCGGACGCGCTGCTGCCGATTATCCGCAAGGCCAGTGAAAACGGAACTATTATTATCGTCTGCTCCCAGTGCCCGCACGGCACCGTCGCACTGGGTGCGTACGAGACCTCGGAGGCACTGCGGAACGCAGGCGCGGTCAGCGGGTATGACATCACCACGGAGGCTGCCGTTGCCAAGCTGTACTATTTGTTCAGCTGCGGGCTGGAGGAGAAGGAAATCCGCTCCAGAATGGAGCAGAGCCTGCGCGGAGAGATCACAATCTGAAGACGTA is a genomic window containing:
- the ansA gene encoding asparaginase, which codes for MKQERKRILIIYTGGTIGMMKTRHGYAPQKEKFHQLLDAIPELKAEGMPDWEVVDMDPLLDSSNITVREWNTIGTMIAGNYDRFDGFVILHGTDTMAYTASALSFTLRNNSKPVILTGSQIPLCEIRNDARDNLITAMQVAADDRVHEVCLYFGGKLLRGNRSIKYSADDLIAFESPNFQPLAEVGIEIRYNFPALLPACKETFSLQTLKSVPIGVIKVFPGIQFELFDSIMTERLKGIVIETFGAGNIPGSSDALLPIIRKASENGTIIIVCSQCPHGTVALGAYETSEALRNAGAVSGYDITTEAAVAKLYYLFSCGLEEKEIRSRMEQSLRGEITI